The region CGGCTTACTTCCTGTCATGTGTCCccccagctgcacacacaggccaTGTGGTATCAGCTGCTGCCTGCCAGAGTCTTGCTGTGAAACACCAACTGTTAAAGGGGCAACCTTTCCGGAGGGTAGTGTTGGAAAACAAGTGTCTGTCTTAGCATAGATGAGTGgtactgatttctttttctttttttcgttcaagacagggtctcatgccgggcggtggtggcgcacgcctttaatcccagcactcgggaggcagaggcaggtgaatccctgtgagtttgaggccagcctggtctacaatgcgagtccaggacagccaaggctacacagagaaaccctgtctcgaaaaacaaaaaacaaaaaaaagaaaaaaagaaagaagaaaagacagggtctctctgtgctagccttggctgtcctggactcactttgtagaccgggctagcctcgaactcacagagatccatctgcctctgcctcccaagtggtggtaTTAAAGGCCTGGCTGCGGTACTGATTTATAGCGTTGACCGACCACTGTGAGAAGTTGTCATCAGCAGCCCAGTAAGGCTGAACATTTTATTAGacctattttatagatgagaaaaccgAGGCAAGCAAAACCAAAGTCAGCCCTGGCAGGTGACACAAGCTGGAGGCAGCAGAGCTACCGGGAAGCCTAGGTAAATGCCAGGTGTGTCCTGTTAGCCTTTGAACCTAAAAATGTGTGTGACCCGAGGGGCTCAAGAAATCACAGTAATCCATTCTGGTGGCATCTTCTTCGGCTTTAGGACAGGCGGGCATGAGGCACTGGAGTATTCCCTTCCGCAAACAGTTTGAGGGAGAAATCCAGGGCTGGAGCAGCCTGGGTCAGCATCCCCAAAGAGATGACGTCAATGTGGGCCCCACAGAACTGGGGAAGGTTGTCCAGTGTGACACCCCCACTGGCTTCCACAGCCACGTTAGGGAATTTGGCTTTAAGTGCAGCGGCTACTGGGTGCAGCTCCTGTAAGATACAAGCCAAGGGGAGGTGAGTCCCCAATACCCGGCACCCAGAAACAAGCCCCGCCCAGGAGTCAGATCCCCTCTCACCTCAGGCTTGAAGTTGTCCAGCATTACCACATCAGCCCCAGCCCCGGCTGCCTGCACCGCCTCCTTCAGGCTGCTACATTCCACTTCTACCTTCAGGGAGAAATCGGCTGCCTGCCGGGCCCTCAGCACTGCCTGCCAGGCCAATTAGAGAGACGGTGAGGTTGGGTAGCCAAGCACTGGACCCTGTGGGGGCCCAGAGAACTGCGCTTTGAACCCGCCATCTACAGATGGAAAGGCTTGGAGACACCCCTGGCGCTGGGATCACTTGTCACCAGGCAGCGGCTGGGAGTCTCTGGTGGAGTGACTGAGGTGCGGGCCAGGATGAAAACAGAGGCTCAGCCAGGGGCACTCACCTTTTCCATGCTGCCCGCTGCCACCACGTGGTTGTCTTTCACCATGACCAGCCCTCCCAAGTCGTAGCGGTGGCATGCAGCCCCGCCCACTAGGAGCGCATACTTCTCAACCAGTCGGAATCCCGGCGTGGTCTTCCTGGTGCCCGCCACGTGTCCAGTCCAGCCCGTGCTCCTGGCCACCTCCACAGCTGAGGCCGCCGCGCTGGCAATCCCACTGCAGCGGGCCAGGGTGTTAAGGGCCACCCGTTCTCCCAGCAGCAGGTGGTGGGCAGGTCCCCTGACCTCCGCCACCTTGACCACAGGTACCAGCTTCGATCCCTCCGGGAGGAACCAAGACACTTGGCAGTTGAGTTGAGTGAAGACGGCATCAAAGAAAGGTCGCCCTGCTAGAACCCCGGAGGATTTGGCCCACAGCGCAGCCTGCGAAGGGGCCGACCCGGTGACCAAGGATGCAAAATTGAGGCCCGGGCAGTCCTCTTGCAGCCAGCTGTTGACCAGGGCTGCCAAGGTCGTAGGGGGCAGCAGGAGATGCAGGCCTGGGGAGGAACCAGAGAGATCTCTGTTGAGTGTCTGCTTCTTCCCTTTTGACATCAAAATACTTAACAGCACGGTCAGCAGGAGGACAGCCAATCAGAGGGGAGACTCCTAGGTGCCAGGCTGCGGCAGAGCCTGGGGGTCTCAAAGTTGACCAGATTATCAGAGTGAATAAAAATATCTTGCACCTAGCTAAAGTTAAGCTTTGAATAAGCATCAAAGTTATTTTTCCCCcctccgaggcagggtttctctgtgtagtcttggctgtcctggactcaatttgtagaccaggctggcctcgaactcacagtgatccgtctgcctctgcctccagagtggtgggattaaaggcgtgcgccaccacacccggctttttttttttttccagagttttTTAAGAAAGCTGGATATTGTGAGGCATGCCGATGGGAGGAGTTCACCAGACTTGGTCTCaaaatagcaacagcagcagcaacaaacaaTAGTaataacacaacaacaataataataaataaaatgtagaagcAGGCATTTGCTCCTTCCTATTATCACCATAcctccatttttattatttttttacatttggtgtgtgtgtgtatgcaggtgtcaCTGCTCTTGAGTAAATGTCAAAGGACAAATTGCAAGAGTTGGTTTTCCAAAGCGTGTTGGCCCTAGGACTAACTCAGCCTGCCAAGCCTGACGGTGGCACCTTCACCCGCTAGGTCACCTCCACCATAcatctttggtttgttttaagatttatttatttattttattatgtatacagtgctcggcctgcatgtacacctatgggccagaagagggcactgaatcacattatggttgtgagctaccatgtggttgctgggaattgaactcaggacctctgcaagagcagtcagtgctcttaacctctgatccgcCTCCATACATCCTGCTTTTAACCTTAACTGACTTAGAGACACAACAAGCAGCGAGCCCTCTTAACACACTGGAGCCCGGCAGTCTTATTAACACGCATAACACGGCTCGCTCCTCCTGCAGAATTAGAGCCCTGAGCagcagctgcccctccccctcccgtcCTTGCCAACTGCCCTGCTTTCTGTACTGAAA is a window of Acomys russatus chromosome 5, mAcoRus1.1, whole genome shotgun sequence DNA encoding:
- the Qprt gene encoding nicotinate-nucleotide pyrophosphorylase [carboxylating], producing MDPEGLHLLLPPTTLAALVNSWLQEDCPGLNFASLVTGSAPSQAALWAKSSGVLAGRPFFDAVFTQLNCQVSWFLPEGSKLVPVVKVAEVRGPAHHLLLGERVALNTLARCSGIASAAASAVEVARSTGWTGHVAGTRKTTPGFRLVEKYALLVGGAACHRYDLGGLVMVKDNHVVAAGSMEKAVLRARQAADFSLKVEVECSSLKEAVQAAGAGADVVMLDNFKPEELHPVAAALKAKFPNVAVEASGGVTLDNLPQFCGAHIDVISLGMLTQAAPALDFSLKLFAEGNTPVPHARLS